In Meiothermus ruber DSM 1279, the following proteins share a genomic window:
- a CDS encoding Eco57I restriction-modification methylase domain-containing protein — translation MPSCLDQTQATPVVQHPAAPSARGAVFTRPEVAEFMLDLVGYTPDQPLYQQRILEPSFGDGVFLLAILRRLLAAARRAGVSELAGAIRAVELHSETFEATHRAVVALLQQEGFSRHLADQWLIQGDYLLCSLEGPFHYVVGNPPYVRMETVPPTLLAEYRKRYATMYDRADLYIPFIERSLSLLAEGGALGFICADRWVKNRYGAPLRQYVADNFHLKIFLDMAHMPAFRSKVAAYPAIVVISREAPGPTRVVRPASLEPGQLTRLAEVLRASTLPEGSGVRVAQVTRGAAPWLFLAPEQRALLERLERSFPSLEEAGCRVGIGVATGADQAFIGDFEALEVEPDRKLPLVTTQDIGSGEVRWGGKGLINPFSETGDLVDLRCYPRLRAYLEARREVIASRHYAQRFPAQWYRTIDRIVPSLARTPKLLIPDIKGRPHVVFEPGRLYPHHNLYHITSESWDLRALQAVLLSAVAHLFVAAYSTQMRGGYLRFQAQYLRRIRIPPWASVPQNIRQALLEAAQKRDVSACNQAAFRLYGLSEEESAVLERLYAST, via the coding sequence ATGCCCAGTTGCCTTGACCAGACCCAGGCCACGCCCGTCGTCCAGCATCCAGCCGCTCCTTCGGCTCGAGGGGCCGTCTTCACCCGCCCTGAGGTGGCGGAGTTCATGCTGGATCTGGTGGGCTACACCCCCGACCAACCCCTGTATCAGCAGCGCATTCTGGAGCCGTCGTTTGGGGATGGTGTGTTCCTGCTAGCCATCCTGCGCCGGCTGCTGGCGGCGGCCAGGCGGGCCGGGGTTTCGGAGCTGGCCGGGGCCATCCGGGCAGTGGAGCTGCACTCTGAAACCTTCGAGGCCACCCACCGCGCGGTGGTTGCGCTGTTGCAGCAGGAAGGCTTCAGCAGGCACCTGGCCGACCAATGGCTGATTCAGGGGGATTACCTGCTGTGTTCACTCGAGGGACCTTTCCACTACGTGGTCGGCAACCCGCCCTACGTGCGCATGGAGACCGTCCCCCCTACCCTGCTGGCCGAGTACAGAAAACGCTACGCCACCATGTACGACCGCGCCGACCTGTACATCCCTTTCATTGAGCGTTCGCTATCGCTGCTGGCGGAGGGGGGTGCGCTGGGATTCATCTGCGCCGACCGCTGGGTCAAAAACCGCTACGGCGCCCCGTTGCGCCAGTATGTGGCCGACAACTTTCATCTCAAAATTTTCCTTGACATGGCCCATATGCCGGCCTTCCGCTCTAAAGTAGCAGCTTACCCGGCCATCGTGGTGATCAGCCGGGAAGCGCCGGGGCCCACCCGCGTTGTTCGCCCGGCGAGCCTCGAGCCAGGCCAGCTCACCCGGCTTGCGGAGGTGCTGCGGGCCAGCACCCTGCCAGAAGGCAGCGGGGTGCGGGTGGCCCAGGTCACCCGCGGCGCAGCGCCCTGGCTGTTCCTTGCACCCGAGCAAAGGGCTTTGCTGGAGCGGCTCGAGCGCAGCTTTCCCAGCCTCGAGGAGGCGGGCTGCCGGGTTGGGATTGGGGTGGCGACCGGGGCCGACCAGGCCTTTATCGGCGACTTCGAGGCCCTCGAGGTAGAACCGGATCGCAAGCTGCCCCTGGTCACCACCCAGGACATCGGCTCAGGCGAGGTGCGGTGGGGCGGCAAGGGTCTTATCAACCCCTTTAGCGAGACGGGTGATCTGGTCGATCTTCGCTGCTACCCCCGGCTGCGCGCTTATCTAGAAGCGCGCCGGGAGGTGATAGCCAGTCGACACTACGCCCAGCGGTTTCCGGCGCAATGGTACCGCACCATCGACCGGATCGTACCCTCGCTGGCCAGAACGCCCAAGCTCCTCATCCCCGATATCAAAGGCCGGCCCCATGTGGTGTTTGAGCCGGGGCGGCTGTACCCTCATCACAACCTCTACCACATCACCTCCGAATCGTGGGATCTGCGCGCACTCCAGGCGGTGCTGTTGTCGGCGGTGGCCCACCTGTTTGTCGCGGCCTATTCAACCCAGATGCGCGGGGGCTATCTGCGCTTTCAGGCCCAGTATTTGCGGCGCATCCGCATCCCACCCTGGGCCAGCGTACCCCAGAATATCCGGCAAGCCCTCCTCGAGGCCGCCCAGAAGCGCGATGTGTCAGCCTGCAACCAGGCCGCCTTTCGGTTGTACGGCCTTAGCGAGGAAGAAAGCGCTGTTCTCGAAAGGTTATACGCAAGCACGTGA
- a CDS encoding calcium/sodium antiporter, whose protein sequence is MEFASNLLLIASGVVLLYFGGESLVKNAVILARSWGISTMVVGLTVVAFGTSSPELAASLAAALSGSPSIAIGNVVGSNILNILFILGLTALIVPIRAQAQFIKREVPIMLGATLLLFVFLYFDQQITRWEALFSVGLLGLYIWFLYRSGATEVAEVQQEYEQEYSQTTKAGWQAYAGVVLGLVLLGVGARLLTLGAVELARAFGVPELIIGLTVVALGTSLPEVAASIAAALRREPDIALGNIVGSNIFNILGILGLTALVQPVGLPWEGIQRDMWVMLLASLLLWPFLATGFRLGRREGGVFLGLYGAYVALLIYSAAQRGMG, encoded by the coding sequence ATGGAGTTCGCATCGAATTTGTTGCTTATAGCCAGCGGCGTGGTGCTGCTGTACTTTGGGGGCGAGTCGCTGGTCAAAAACGCGGTGATACTGGCCCGCAGTTGGGGCATCAGCACCATGGTGGTGGGCCTGACGGTGGTGGCTTTTGGCACCAGCAGCCCCGAGCTGGCCGCCAGCCTGGCCGCGGCCCTCTCGGGCAGCCCCTCCATCGCCATTGGTAACGTGGTGGGCTCGAACATTCTCAATATCCTCTTCATCCTGGGCCTCACCGCCCTGATCGTGCCCATCCGCGCCCAGGCCCAGTTCATCAAGCGCGAGGTGCCCATCATGCTGGGCGCAACCTTGCTGCTGTTTGTGTTCCTGTACTTCGACCAGCAGATCACCCGCTGGGAGGCGCTCTTTTCGGTGGGATTACTGGGTCTGTACATCTGGTTTCTGTACCGCAGCGGTGCAACCGAGGTAGCCGAGGTGCAGCAAGAGTACGAGCAGGAATACAGCCAGACCACCAAAGCCGGCTGGCAGGCCTACGCGGGGGTGGTGCTGGGGCTGGTGCTCCTGGGGGTGGGGGCCCGCCTGCTGACCCTGGGGGCGGTGGAGCTGGCCCGGGCCTTTGGGGTGCCTGAGCTCATTATTGGCCTGACCGTGGTGGCCCTGGGCACCAGCCTGCCGGAGGTGGCTGCCTCCATTGCGGCCGCCCTGCGCCGCGAGCCCGACATCGCGCTGGGCAACATCGTGGGCTCCAACATCTTCAACATCCTGGGCATCCTGGGCCTCACCGCCCTGGTGCAGCCAGTGGGCCTGCCCTGGGAGGGCATCCAGCGCGATATGTGGGTGATGCTGCTGGCCAGCCTGCTGCTATGGCCGTTTCTGGCGACCGGGTTCCGCCTGGGGCGGCGCGAGGGGGGCGTTTTCCTGGGGCTGTACGGGGCTTATGTGGCCCTGCTGATCTACAGCGCTGCTCAGCGCGGCATGGGTTGA
- the holA gene encoding DNA polymerase III subunit delta — protein sequence MIQVFTGDSFLAREALLQEASLQGLPPRLMPPEPALVAQEASGGLFGPSGALVDLRDLAEAEWKPLKEVLEGLPPEAVVLLLDPRPTAARSKWYAEKAQKRDHPTPGPKEMTNWVVNRARHYDLKLPGAIASYLAGLVGGKGSAENPAMGLEALDQELRKLCLASPPITLEKVQALVALDTPISGFDLVRSITEGKATQAFKVARELLERGEDPLRILGALSWQYVRVARAWALLQDDPLMGEGVAASALGMHPYAAKQTLLLAKKMSGEAITQALEALLEAEEAAKTGRDMRLALERALATLARVHQPMPR from the coding sequence ATGATTCAGGTGTTCACCGGCGACAGCTTTCTGGCCCGAGAGGCCCTGCTCCAGGAGGCCAGCCTGCAGGGCCTACCCCCCCGCCTGATGCCCCCGGAGCCGGCCCTGGTGGCCCAGGAGGCCAGCGGTGGGCTGTTTGGCCCCAGCGGAGCCCTGGTGGATCTGCGCGACCTTGCCGAGGCCGAGTGGAAGCCCCTTAAGGAGGTGCTGGAAGGCCTGCCGCCCGAGGCGGTGGTGCTGCTGCTCGATCCCCGGCCCACCGCGGCCCGCAGCAAGTGGTACGCCGAAAAAGCCCAGAAGCGCGATCACCCCACCCCTGGCCCCAAGGAGATGACCAACTGGGTGGTGAACCGCGCCCGCCACTACGACCTGAAGTTACCGGGGGCCATCGCCTCGTACCTGGCGGGCCTGGTGGGGGGTAAGGGCAGCGCCGAGAACCCGGCCATGGGCCTCGAGGCCCTCGACCAGGAACTGCGCAAACTCTGCCTGGCCTCGCCCCCCATCACCCTGGAGAAAGTACAGGCCCTGGTCGCTTTGGACACCCCCATCTCCGGCTTTGATCTGGTGCGTTCCATCACCGAAGGTAAAGCCACCCAGGCCTTCAAGGTGGCCCGTGAGCTACTGGAGCGGGGGGAAGACCCCTTGCGCATTCTGGGTGCGCTCTCCTGGCAGTACGTGCGGGTGGCTAGGGCCTGGGCCCTGCTGCAGGATGACCCCCTGATGGGGGAGGGGGTGGCCGCCAGCGCCCTGGGCATGCACCCCTACGCTGCCAAGCAAACCCTGTTACTGGCTAAAAAGATGTCTGGAGAGGCCATCACCCAGGCCCTCGAGGCCCTGCTGGAGGCTGAGGAGGCGGCCAAAACAGGCCGGGATATGCGGCTGGCCTTGGAGCGGGCCCTGGCCACGCTGGCGCGGGTGCATCAACCCATGCCGCGCTGA
- a CDS encoding DUF4160 domain-containing protein, which translates to MLTLMRRGGFRFYVKSGSAQEKPHIFVTRDGDAWAKFTLKPVSVVINNGLARNELTRLQGMVADLEPQLLQLWWEYAITQGVRPEAEKEDKPGHKSGPTHEAPAAALEPSSEPAALEPA; encoded by the coding sequence ATGTTGACGCTCATGCGCCGGGGTGGTTTTCGCTTTTACGTTAAGTCGGGCAGCGCCCAGGAAAAGCCGCACATCTTTGTAACCCGCGACGGGGATGCCTGGGCCAAGTTCACCTTGAAGCCGGTGAGTGTGGTGATCAACAACGGCCTGGCCCGCAACGAGCTTACCCGGTTGCAGGGGATGGTGGCCGACCTCGAGCCCCAGCTTTTGCAGCTCTGGTGGGAGTATGCCATTACCCAGGGGGTCAGGCCCGAGGCCGAGAAAGAAGACAAGCCGGGCCACAAATCGGGCCCTACACACGAAGCGCCTGCAGCGGCGCTCGAGCCCAGCTCCGAACCGGCGGCGCTCGAGCCGGCGTAA
- a CDS encoding TRAP transporter permease codes for MEIPRDSAGRTTPLGRLIWFILLAAALFSLYLVLHPFTPLSRLDISILDQVQLRRATHVLLLLVAGYLITSQLQAARPTIGAWVFALLSLPFLYTFWVPNVPGVDIPLAGKLMGSLAWALAVGPNLLPRLRRYADIAAALLAIAPWAYQVRYYEELVNRAVIPAGWDMAMSFTVIILVLGLVSRLLGPIMPSLVLLFLTYNMYGQYVPGTFRGAKNGIDLILGKTYNETEAGIYGLITGVSAKYLVYFTILSGLIGALGLGKVVANIALAMVGRTPQTPGRVTGIASVFMGMFSGSGAADTQFVATLTKPLYEKANYDKMIAAGLVATAGTIALITPPVLGSIAFVMVEILQISYLWVVIMALGPMLLYLLGILTFNEFYTRKAKLPPVGADIPLGKRYALRYSTIFIPIVLIVVLLFLGTEVATAVYLASLAFVLICYLDPTLRPAPLAEAMQSPAYKVGLPLGIGLAIGGALLPVLAGWDLGNIPILPVTLAALGLLLGTFVYPAAAAGKLRGALLPIAQGLVEGFRQLIPIGSAIVAANLIFGMMVITGLPSKFSIFLGQVSGESLLLATLVTAIFSLILGMGVPPTATYVLTASLTAPAIIKIAAANFQGFGLEPQQAVLAATLATHMFLFYYAVLADVTPPVALSGYAAASVFKTNPILTGVYAARVALAKYIIGFFFLLSFTGTGLLILPILQNLPGLEGWLIILERFFFTATAIVFLAAATVGYTRRPLRRWESWVMGLLALALFYPYPNLWMAFIPFVLGLLFFLRGEGKSTASPQAAD; via the coding sequence ATGGAGATACCTCGAGACAGTGCGGGTAGAACCACCCCGCTGGGACGCCTTATCTGGTTTATCCTCCTAGCAGCGGCATTGTTCAGCTTGTACCTGGTGCTTCACCCCTTTACGCCCTTGAGCCGGCTGGACATCAGCATCCTGGATCAGGTGCAGCTACGGCGGGCTACCCACGTCCTGCTGCTGTTGGTGGCGGGTTACCTGATTACCTCTCAGCTCCAGGCCGCCCGTCCCACTATAGGGGCCTGGGTGTTTGCGCTTTTGTCGCTGCCCTTTCTGTACACCTTCTGGGTGCCCAACGTACCGGGTGTGGATATTCCGCTCGCGGGCAAACTGATGGGCAGCCTGGCCTGGGCCCTGGCGGTGGGGCCCAACCTGCTACCCCGGTTGCGGCGCTATGCCGACATCGCCGCGGCCTTGCTGGCCATCGCGCCCTGGGCCTACCAGGTGCGCTACTACGAGGAGCTGGTCAACCGGGCGGTAATTCCCGCGGGCTGGGATATGGCCATGTCCTTTACGGTCATCATTCTGGTGCTGGGGTTGGTCAGCCGGCTGCTGGGCCCCATCATGCCCTCGCTGGTGCTGCTTTTCCTGACCTACAACATGTACGGCCAGTACGTGCCCGGCACCTTCCGTGGAGCCAAAAACGGCATCGACCTGATCCTGGGTAAAACCTACAACGAAACCGAGGCCGGCATCTACGGCCTGATTACCGGGGTTTCGGCCAAGTACCTGGTCTACTTCACCATCCTCTCGGGCCTGATTGGGGCGTTGGGGCTGGGCAAGGTGGTGGCGAACATCGCCCTGGCCATGGTGGGCCGCACCCCCCAGACCCCGGGCCGGGTGACCGGCATCGCCTCGGTGTTTATGGGAATGTTCAGCGGCTCCGGGGCGGCCGATACCCAGTTCGTGGCCACCCTGACCAAGCCCCTCTACGAAAAAGCCAACTACGACAAAATGATCGCCGCCGGCCTGGTGGCCACCGCAGGCACCATTGCCCTGATTACGCCGCCGGTGCTGGGTTCCATCGCTTTTGTGATGGTCGAGATCCTGCAGATCAGCTATCTGTGGGTGGTGATCATGGCCCTGGGGCCCATGCTTCTGTACCTGCTGGGGATTCTCACCTTCAACGAGTTTTATACCCGCAAGGCCAAGCTGCCCCCGGTGGGCGCAGACATTCCGCTAGGAAAACGCTATGCCCTGCGCTACAGCACCATCTTCATCCCGATTGTGCTGATTGTGGTGCTGCTCTTTCTGGGCACCGAGGTGGCCACCGCGGTGTACCTGGCCTCGCTGGCCTTTGTGCTCATCTGCTACCTCGACCCCACCCTGCGGCCGGCCCCGCTGGCCGAGGCCATGCAAAGCCCCGCCTACAAGGTGGGCCTGCCCCTGGGCATTGGGCTGGCCATCGGCGGCGCTTTGCTCCCTGTGCTGGCTGGGTGGGATCTCGGCAACATCCCTATTCTGCCTGTGACGCTGGCGGCGCTGGGCCTGCTATTGGGCACGTTTGTGTATCCAGCGGCTGCCGCCGGTAAGCTGCGGGGGGCCCTCCTGCCCATCGCCCAGGGTTTGGTGGAGGGTTTCCGCCAGCTTATCCCCATCGGCTCGGCCATCGTGGCGGCCAACCTGATTTTCGGGATGATGGTGATCACCGGCCTGCCCTCCAAGTTCTCGATCTTCTTGGGGCAGGTCTCGGGGGAGAGCCTGTTGCTGGCTACCCTGGTCACGGCCATCTTCAGCCTGATTCTGGGGATGGGCGTGCCCCCGACGGCCACCTACGTGCTCACCGCCTCGCTCACTGCGCCGGCCATCATCAAAATTGCCGCGGCCAACTTCCAGGGCTTTGGCCTCGAGCCCCAGCAGGCGGTGCTGGCGGCCACCCTGGCCACCCACATGTTCCTCTTCTACTACGCGGTGCTGGCCGACGTGACCCCGCCGGTGGCGCTCTCGGGCTATGCGGCGGCCTCGGTCTTCAAAACCAACCCCATCCTGACCGGGGTGTACGCGGCGCGGGTGGCGCTGGCCAAGTACATCATCGGCTTCTTCTTCCTGCTCTCCTTCACCGGCACCGGGCTGCTGATTTTGCCGATTTTGCAGAACCTGCCGGGCCTCGAGGGGTGGTTGATCATCCTCGAGCGCTTCTTCTTCACCGCCACGGCCATTGTCTTCCTGGCTGCGGCCACGGTTGGCTACACCCGCCGCCCCTTGCGGCGCTGGGAAAGCTGGGTGATGGGGCTCCTGGCCCTGGCGTTGTTCTACCCCTATCCCAACCTCTGGATGGCCTTTATTCCTTTTGTGTTGGGGCTGCTCTTCTTCTTGCGCGGTGAGGGCAAAAGCACCGCCTCGCCCCAGGCCGCCGACTGA
- a CDS encoding TAXI family TRAP transporter solute-binding subunit, with product MKFWKLTIVALALLAGWAVAQQRPRVVIPTGSTGGVFFFYGQAVAKILSEAGVADATAQQTGGSYDNLLLLRDRTDPASRTYYCALATTDSALVTYTGEEPRFAQRKADMQRIMFYMYPSLIHIVTTEKSGIRFVGDLRGKRVSTGQPGSSTENLALLVLKGAGVDPREFAKRERLPAAESAKALSEGTIDAYFWVGGVPTSSVVELAQSLARKGDQIKLVDSPRTGPTAQLLLKEFPGIITTGRLPKSAYGTKDDVFALFTGNVFLCPASMPDDLAAAIMKAVFGNLQTLVTATAAARDTTLKNTVDLYNQKTVIPFHPGAIKYLREVGAIR from the coding sequence ATGAAGTTTTGGAAACTAACCATCGTCGCCTTGGCGTTGCTGGCGGGCTGGGCCGTAGCCCAGCAGCGCCCCAGGGTGGTCATCCCTACGGGTAGCACCGGTGGGGTGTTCTTTTTTTACGGGCAGGCTGTTGCCAAAATCCTGAGCGAGGCTGGGGTGGCCGACGCCACCGCCCAGCAGACCGGGGGTTCTTACGACAACCTGTTGCTGCTGCGCGACCGCACCGATCCTGCCTCCCGCACCTACTACTGTGCCCTGGCCACCACCGACTCGGCCCTGGTCACCTACACTGGTGAGGAGCCCCGCTTTGCCCAGCGCAAGGCCGATATGCAGCGGATCATGTTTTACATGTATCCGAGCCTTATTCACATTGTGACCACCGAAAAGTCGGGCATCAGGTTTGTGGGCGACCTGCGGGGCAAGCGGGTCTCGACCGGCCAGCCCGGCTCCTCCACCGAGAACCTGGCCCTCTTGGTGCTCAAGGGGGCGGGGGTGGATCCGCGTGAGTTTGCCAAGCGCGAGCGCCTGCCTGCTGCCGAGTCGGCCAAGGCCCTTTCCGAGGGCACCATTGACGCCTACTTCTGGGTAGGGGGTGTGCCGACCTCGAGCGTGGTCGAGTTGGCCCAGAGCCTGGCCCGCAAAGGTGACCAGATCAAGCTGGTGGACTCGCCCCGCACCGGCCCCACTGCCCAACTGCTGCTCAAGGAGTTCCCCGGCATCATCACCACCGGCAGGCTGCCCAAGAGCGCCTATGGCACCAAAGACGACGTCTTCGCCCTCTTCACCGGCAACGTCTTCCTCTGCCCGGCCTCCATGCCCGACGACCTGGCCGCTGCCATCATGAAAGCGGTGTTCGGCAACCTGCAGACCCTGGTGACGGCCACTGCCGCCGCGCGCGACACCACCCTCAAGAACACCGTAGATCTGTACAACCAGAAAACCGTGATCCCCTTCCACCCAGGGGCCATAAAGTACCTGCGCGAGGTCGGAGCCATCCGCTAA
- a CDS encoding MFS transporter, giving the protein MLALALLRDPRYRTYWIALFLSQLGTWMQAATQGWLVLELTSSAERLGLVVALQFLPSLLFSIPAGVLSDRYSRRNLLFITQGGMALLALSMFVLIAGGWVRYEHVLVFAFLYGMFNAADLPVRQAFTVELAGKERYPGAIALNSFGFNTSRLVGPALAGLLIAGFGLSWSYLANALSFLPLIVVLFGAPNPKVEAKRDGVLREALEGMHFVWGHPLVRQVVVLVGLTSLLGMNFQTIVPAYARLELKLDAQGFGFLMSAVGLGSIVAALIQALASRARPLRAVLGSGLLGLALMGLALPLPPAWVAFIFGLAGLGMITTLINSNTTVQLLAPDRIRGRVMSVYSMVLLGSGPLGAYISGLLIDTLGARFGVAVMGLLTLSAALWMSRFPWPKTLAHTPPPTAEPSVPPPQVASD; this is encoded by the coding sequence GTGCTTGCATTAGCCTTGTTGCGTGACCCCAGATACCGTACCTACTGGATCGCACTGTTTCTCTCCCAACTGGGCACCTGGATGCAGGCCGCCACCCAGGGCTGGCTGGTGCTCGAGCTCACCAGCAGCGCCGAACGGCTGGGTCTGGTGGTGGCCTTGCAGTTTCTGCCCTCGCTGTTGTTCTCCATACCCGCGGGCGTGCTCTCCGACCGCTACAGCCGCCGCAACCTGCTTTTCATCACCCAGGGCGGCATGGCCCTGCTGGCCTTAAGCATGTTTGTGCTCATCGCCGGCGGCTGGGTGCGCTACGAGCACGTGCTGGTGTTTGCTTTCCTGTACGGCATGTTCAACGCCGCCGACCTACCGGTGCGGCAGGCCTTCACGGTGGAGCTGGCCGGCAAAGAGCGCTATCCGGGCGCGATTGCCCTCAACTCGTTCGGCTTCAACACCTCGAGGCTCGTGGGCCCGGCCCTGGCGGGGTTGCTGATTGCGGGTTTTGGCCTCTCCTGGAGTTATCTAGCCAATGCCCTCTCCTTTTTGCCGCTCATCGTAGTGTTGTTCGGTGCACCCAATCCCAAAGTAGAGGCCAAGCGCGATGGGGTCTTGCGGGAGGCCCTCGAGGGCATGCATTTTGTATGGGGGCATCCTTTGGTGCGGCAGGTGGTGGTGCTGGTAGGCCTGACCAGCCTCCTGGGTATGAACTTCCAGACCATCGTGCCAGCCTACGCACGGCTCGAGCTCAAGCTCGATGCCCAGGGCTTCGGCTTCCTGATGTCGGCGGTGGGGCTCGGCTCCATTGTGGCGGCCCTTATCCAGGCCCTGGCTTCCAGAGCCCGCCCCCTGCGGGCTGTGCTGGGCAGCGGCTTGCTGGGCCTGGCCCTGATGGGCCTGGCCCTGCCGCTCCCCCCGGCCTGGGTGGCCTTTATTTTCGGCCTGGCGGGTCTGGGCATGATCACCACCCTGATCAACTCCAACACCACCGTGCAGCTCCTGGCCCCCGACCGCATCCGGGGCCGGGTGATGTCGGTCTACTCGATGGTTTTGTTGGGCTCCGGCCCGCTGGGAGCCTACATTTCAGGGCTGCTGATCGACACCCTGGGGGCCCGCTTTGGCGTGGCTGTTATGGGTCTGCTTACCCTCTCGGCAGCCCTCTGGATGTCCCGCTTTCCCTGGCCCAAAACCCTGGCCCACACACCCCCACCCACAGCCGAGCCTTCGGTTCCGCCCCCACAGGTTGCCTCGGACTGA
- a CDS encoding phosphotransferase family protein, giving the protein MLPALEARYQMHLTPLAGGAEARTFAGDGLVFKVYPPTSQPGGIYAARLEALNMTKAGLGDWVVETYNLNQYGILVTRRYPGANFTPERFHQAALEELARFFVRLHAIPEPGVVSRTRLQDRLQQFGSTLHDLPQARQLVGWLWAHIEEVAGTPQAFCHRDPHAGNILLKHPEAQGVPEALVVDWIRAQPDDPARDLAILTTGTLVMLGEAQALAALRYMVSCYPQPQALWRRLRFWVPLTYLHDMHWFRTKEPNGFEAAVADKLPKALRFYQEFSPELA; this is encoded by the coding sequence ATGCTACCGGCCCTCGAGGCCCGCTACCAGATGCACCTGACCCCCTTGGCCGGGGGCGCCGAGGCCCGCACCTTCGCCGGGGATGGGCTGGTGTTCAAGGTGTACCCCCCCACCTCCCAGCCCGGCGGCATCTACGCCGCGCGGCTCGAGGCGCTCAACATGACCAAGGCCGGGCTGGGTGACTGGGTGGTGGAGACCTACAACCTGAACCAATACGGCATCCTGGTCACCCGACGCTATCCAGGGGCCAACTTCACCCCCGAGCGTTTCCACCAGGCCGCCCTGGAGGAGCTGGCCCGGTTTTTCGTGCGTCTCCATGCCATCCCAGAACCCGGGGTGGTCAGCCGCACCCGCCTGCAAGACCGCCTCCAGCAGTTTGGCAGCACCCTGCACGACCTGCCCCAGGCCCGGCAGTTGGTCGGCTGGCTTTGGGCGCATATCGAAGAAGTGGCCGGAACCCCCCAGGCCTTCTGCCACCGCGACCCCCACGCCGGCAACATTCTCCTCAAGCACCCCGAGGCCCAGGGGGTGCCGGAGGCCCTGGTGGTGGACTGGATACGCGCCCAGCCCGACGACCCCGCCCGCGATCTGGCTATTCTGACCACCGGAACCCTGGTGATGCTGGGGGAGGCGCAGGCCCTGGCCGCCTTGCGGTATATGGTGTCGTGCTACCCCCAGCCCCAGGCCCTGTGGCGCCGTCTGCGCTTCTGGGTTCCGCTCACCTACCTCCACGACATGCACTGGTTCCGCACCAAAGAGCCCAACGGCTTCGAGGCCGCGGTTGCCGACAAGCTGCCCAAAGCCCTGCGGTTCTACCAGGAGTTCAGCCCAGAGCTGGCCTGA
- the upp gene encoding uracil phosphoribosyltransferase, giving the protein MKLTVVDHPLVQHKLAIIRDKNTGNKEFRELMEEVTMLMAYEAMRDLELDPVTIETPLTTMTAHMLSGKKLAVVAILRAGLIMVDGILKLVPAAKVGHIGLYRDPNTLQPVEYYCKLPSDIAERRVFLTDPMLATAGSAVHALSILKAKGAHHIKLMSIIAAPEGIKRVQEAHPDVEIVVAAVDSHLNDHGYIVPGLGDAGDRIYGTK; this is encoded by the coding sequence ATGAAACTGACCGTGGTAGACCACCCCCTGGTACAGCACAAGCTGGCCATCATTCGCGATAAGAACACCGGTAACAAAGAGTTCCGCGAACTCATGGAAGAGGTCACCATGCTCATGGCCTACGAGGCCATGCGCGACCTCGAGCTCGACCCGGTCACCATCGAAACCCCCCTCACCACCATGACCGCCCATATGCTTTCAGGTAAAAAACTGGCTGTGGTGGCCATTTTGCGGGCCGGCCTCATTATGGTGGATGGCATTCTCAAGCTGGTTCCCGCGGCCAAAGTGGGCCACATCGGCCTCTACCGCGATCCCAACACCTTGCAGCCGGTGGAATACTACTGCAAGCTACCCTCCGACATTGCCGAGCGGCGGGTCTTCCTCACCGACCCCATGCTGGCCACCGCAGGCAGCGCCGTGCACGCCCTTTCAATCCTGAAAGCCAAAGGAGCCCACCACATCAAACTGATGAGCATCATCGCTGCCCCGGAGGGGATCAAGCGGGTACAGGAGGCCCATCCCGACGTCGAGATTGTGGTTGCCGCCGTAGACAGCCACCTCAACGACCACGGCTACATCGTGCCTGGCCTGGGCGACGCCGGCGACCGAATTTACGGAACCAAGTAA